The Geobacter sp. AOG2 genome includes a window with the following:
- a CDS encoding glycosyltransferase family 39 protein, which produces MKLSDTESSKRVTYLQYILLALVLGTVAYVRIRLLQVPLERDEGEYAYMGQQLLNGIPPYAHAYSMKLPGVSIVYALCMALFGQTPFGIHLGLLIANGICIMFVYLLASRLFDRDAAFAACASYAVLSLSKTVYGFFAHATHFIVLFALAGCLLLLRHFDGGRSRLLFISGLCFGLAFTMKQHAALFIVFAFLYLAWRMYKHEAAGGKTSLTGIALFLLGAIIPYTLIILWVLKAGTFETFWFWTVTYAREYASSLSISQGIEALVHNFSVIYYPNIPLWLLACTGALLLSANRVRCKDRLFVAGLFFTSFLAICPGFYFRWHYFIVILPATALLIGAASTGIGDFLATVKSGNEWLRRMAPAFLIMAAIVYGLYREKSCFFFLTPQEVSYSTYGASAFPAAAELGRYLKDHTTDADRIAVLGSEPEIYFYTGRLPATGYIYMYSLMEDQPHAEQMQRELIREIEQSQPKYCVFTNMQFSWLRGPFSPDVIFKWFDAYVKKYYERVGIVDLYNGASLFVWEPDAAKYTPGSDANLVIYKRKQ; this is translated from the coding sequence ATGAAATTAAGCGATACCGAATCCTCAAAGCGAGTGACATATCTACAGTACATCCTGCTGGCCCTCGTTCTGGGCACGGTTGCCTATGTTCGCATCCGTCTGCTCCAGGTTCCCCTTGAGCGCGACGAGGGTGAATACGCCTACATGGGGCAACAGTTGCTTAACGGCATACCCCCCTATGCCCATGCCTATTCCATGAAACTCCCCGGCGTCAGCATTGTTTACGCTCTCTGTATGGCACTGTTTGGCCAGACCCCGTTCGGCATCCATCTGGGGCTTTTGATCGCCAACGGCATATGCATTATGTTCGTCTATTTACTGGCATCGAGGCTGTTCGACCGGGATGCCGCATTCGCTGCCTGCGCGAGCTACGCTGTTTTGTCTCTCAGCAAAACAGTATATGGTTTTTTTGCCCATGCGACCCACTTTATCGTGCTGTTTGCATTGGCGGGCTGTCTCCTGCTGCTGCGTCACTTTGATGGAGGCCGTTCCCGGCTTTTGTTCATAAGCGGGCTCTGTTTCGGATTGGCATTCACCATGAAACAGCATGCGGCGCTGTTTATCGTCTTCGCATTCCTCTATCTCGCCTGGCGCATGTACAAACATGAGGCTGCGGGCGGCAAAACGTCCCTGACCGGTATAGCCCTTTTTCTGCTTGGCGCGATAATCCCCTACACCCTCATTATCCTCTGGGTACTCAAGGCCGGGACGTTTGAAACCTTCTGGTTCTGGACGGTAACCTATGCCCGGGAATACGCCTCCAGCCTTTCGATCAGCCAGGGTATCGAGGCATTGGTCCACAACTTTTCCGTCATTTATTACCCCAATATTCCGCTCTGGCTTCTGGCATGCACAGGCGCGCTCCTCCTCTCCGCAAACCGGGTGCGGTGCAAGGACAGGCTGTTTGTTGCGGGATTGTTTTTTACCTCGTTTCTTGCAATCTGTCCCGGCTTCTATTTCAGGTGGCACTACTTCATCGTGATCCTGCCGGCAACCGCCCTGCTGATCGGTGCCGCCAGTACGGGGATCGGTGATTTTCTCGCTACGGTAAAAAGTGGTAATGAATGGCTGCGGCGAATGGCGCCCGCTTTTCTGATCATGGCGGCCATCGTGTACGGCCTCTATCGCGAGAAGAGCTGTTTTTTCTTTCTTACCCCCCAGGAAGTGAGCTATTCGACCTATGGAGCAAGCGCCTTTCCGGCAGCAGCGGAGTTAGGCCGCTACCTGAAGGATCACACCACCGACGCCGATCGGATCGCGGTCCTTGGCTCCGAGCCGGAGATCTATTTTTACACCGGAAGACTTCCGGCCACCGGCTATATTTACATGTACAGCCTGATGGAAGACCAACCCCATGCCGAGCAGATGCAGCGTGAATTGATTCGCGAGATCGAACAGTCGCAACCGAAATATTGTGTCTTTACCAATATGCAATTCTCGTGGCTGCGGGGGCCTTTTTCACCGGATGTTATCTTCAAGTGGTTCGATGCGTATGTAAAAAAATACTATGAACGGGTTGGAATCGTTGACCTTTACAATGGCGCCTCTCTTTTTGTCTGGGAGCCCGACGCCGCAAAATACACCCCCGGTTCCGATGCAAATCTGGTCATCTACAAACGCAAGCAATAA
- a CDS encoding glycosyltransferase family 39 protein codes for MLYFGLRLLFLATTISPFIPPDEVTHFGICTIFSTVPFLPKNSPESYQYGLVTNIPWLYYWIMGKLLTVNFFGVSDLVFLRLLNIPLAFAFVFYVWRTLRLVTDHRLTQILLVVATTNTMMLTFLSAFVSYDNLANLLAAMAVYYLLAFFKNRSPGALVASFVCQLAGCLTKITFLPLIPVLNAVLIIHEIKKIPGLPSALVAFYRASGLRGTIVTLVLLLGLALNIQLYAGNYLHYGAITVEMTTVLPLEDAMQYRLAARSYVFDAFKEGRVSKAQALAMTSLIKHPGDRADAVFMIENYERFKNGEIPKMGLSAYIPLWVGRMAAGTFGVFAHLQILNRWPTIAPIAFLAAITLIAFLTRWRPRDAEWLPTSLLVIAGFYTYFLMYQFNYHEYLSNGAPFVALHGRYIFPVLGPIYILSSFYLLRLFKGRGAQLAVFGLAAFIFIISDFPLFCARITPDWSYWPPN; via the coding sequence ATGCTTTATTTTGGGCTGCGGCTGCTCTTTCTGGCAACCACCATTTCTCCTTTCATACCACCTGACGAGGTGACGCACTTCGGAATCTGCACGATATTTTCCACGGTCCCCTTTTTACCGAAGAACTCTCCCGAATCCTATCAGTACGGTCTGGTTACCAATATCCCGTGGCTCTACTACTGGATCATGGGCAAACTCCTGACAGTGAATTTCTTCGGCGTCTCCGACCTGGTTTTTTTGCGCCTGCTCAACATCCCGCTTGCCTTTGCCTTTGTATTCTACGTCTGGCGAACGCTTCGCCTGGTGACGGATCACCGACTTACCCAGATTCTGCTGGTCGTTGCCACGACCAATACGATGATGCTGACCTTTCTTTCGGCGTTCGTCTCCTATGACAATCTGGCAAACCTTCTGGCGGCCATGGCCGTCTATTATCTTCTGGCTTTCTTTAAGAACCGCTCTCCTGGCGCGCTTGTCGCTTCATTTGTTTGCCAGCTTGCCGGGTGTCTCACCAAAATCACCTTCCTGCCACTGATACCGGTTCTGAATGCCGTACTGATCATCCACGAGATCAAAAAAATTCCGGGGCTCCCCTCGGCGCTCGTGGCATTTTATCGTGCTTCCGGACTGCGCGGCACTATCGTAACGCTGGTACTACTGCTCGGCCTGGCCCTTAACATTCAGCTTTACGCCGGCAATTACCTGCACTATGGGGCTATTACCGTTGAGATGACCACGGTACTCCCCCTGGAAGACGCCATGCAGTACAGGCTCGCTGCCCGCAGCTACGTTTTCGATGCTTTCAAGGAAGGGCGTGTCTCCAAAGCGCAGGCTCTGGCAATGACCTCCCTGATCAAACATCCCGGCGACCGTGCCGATGCGGTCTTTATGATCGAAAACTATGAACGCTTCAAGAATGGTGAGATACCCAAAATGGGGCTGTCGGCGTACATACCGTTGTGGGTGGGCCGGATGGCGGCCGGCACCTTCGGGGTGTTTGCCCACCTCCAGATACTCAACCGCTGGCCGACGATTGCACCCATCGCCTTTCTGGCAGCGATAACGCTGATCGCTTTTTTGACCCGATGGCGACCTCGGGATGCAGAATGGCTTCCCACCAGCCTTCTGGTTATTGCAGGATTTTACACTTATTTTCTCATGTACCAGTTCAATTACCACGAGTACCTCAGTAACGGCGCGCCATTTGTCGCACTGCACGGGCGCTACATTTTCCCGGTCCTAGGCCCGATTTACATTCTGTCGAGCTTTTACCTGTTGCGGCTTTTCAAAGGCAGGGGCGCGCAACTGGCCGTTTTCGGGCTGGCTGCTTTTATCTTCATCATATCCGACTTTCCTTTGTTTTGCGCCCGCATCACCCCCGACTGGAGCTATTGGCCACCGAACTGA
- a CDS encoding glycosyltransferase family 2 protein, producing the protein MKLVIQIPCYNEAETLPIAIKDLPREVAGFSDVEWLVINDGSTDDTVEIAKKCGVDHIISFTKNQGLASAFLAGLDACIRLGADVIVNTDADNQYVAADIPALVSPILAQKADIVIGIRPIDNIESFSLVKKVLQKLGSAVVRFVSKTDIPDAPSGFRAMSREAAMRINVFNNYTYTLETIIQAGQKNIAIISVPVKVNGYLRPSRLVKSLCSYISRSFVTIVRIFVVYKPFRFFMSVGIFLFSLGLMGGLRYLYYYITVSGAGHVQSLILSSILLGIGFQTILTAFLADLLAVNRRLMEDVQYRVKKLNYPDKD; encoded by the coding sequence ATGAAACTCGTCATTCAAATACCTTGCTACAATGAGGCTGAGACATTGCCCATTGCCATCAAGGACCTGCCCCGCGAAGTAGCGGGATTCAGCGACGTTGAATGGCTCGTCATCAATGACGGCAGCACCGACGACACCGTTGAGATCGCAAAAAAATGCGGCGTCGACCACATTATCAGTTTTACCAAGAATCAGGGCCTTGCAAGCGCATTCCTCGCAGGGCTGGATGCCTGTATCAGGTTGGGTGCGGATGTCATCGTGAACACCGATGCGGACAACCAGTATGTGGCCGCCGACATTCCGGCCCTTGTTTCCCCGATCCTCGCCCAAAAGGCGGATATCGTCATCGGTATCAGGCCAATTGACAATATTGAATCTTTTTCTTTGGTAAAGAAGGTATTGCAGAAACTCGGCAGCGCAGTTGTGCGCTTTGTCAGCAAAACGGACATTCCGGATGCTCCGAGCGGTTTCAGGGCGATGAGCCGGGAAGCAGCGATGAGGATCAACGTATTTAATAATTATACCTACACGCTGGAAACAATAATTCAGGCCGGACAGAAGAATATTGCCATCATTTCCGTACCGGTGAAGGTAAACGGGTATCTGCGCCCATCACGCCTGGTGAAAAGTCTCTGCTCGTACATAAGCAGATCGTTTGTTACCATTGTGAGAATATTTGTCGTCTATAAGCCATTCAGGTTTTTCATGTCGGTAGGGATATTTCTTTTCAGTTTGGGATTGATGGGGGGGCTCCGATATTTGTATTACTACATCACCGTCAGCGGCGCGGGGCATGTTCAGTCCTTGATTTTATCGTCGATCCTTCTGGGTATCGGTTTTCAAACCATACTGACAGCTTTTCTGGCGGACCTTTTGGCAGTTAACCGGAGGCTCATGGAGGATGTGCAGTACCGCGTGAAAAAACTAAACTATCCGGACAAAGATTAG
- a CDS encoding glycosyltransferase family 39 protein, whose amino-acid sequence MTNRNPHISTHTVPILILITLTVACLIPFANKAFNIDEPLFIWVAKQIQAHPLDFYGFKINWYGTEMDAARIIKNPPFASYYASFAGTLAGWNETSLHLAFLLPAVSTAAGTYFLAQEFTQHPLTATLIGILNPVFLLSSTTVMCDTMMLAFYVWAIYFWMRGIKSDRWQDLSIAALLITLCSLTKYFGVSLIPLLLLFTLATKGGKRHRSLFLLIPVTFLCLYQWDTYVLYGRGLLSDAANYASKEKGINISAVFPSLVTGLSFTGGCLISTLFFAAKALNKRSIVASALAIPLFALALSQTNFPHVAESASWGYYLQLAFLVVAGINILILAGFDYWRRQCPESLLLFFWMLGTFVFASIVNWSVNGRSILPMAPVTGIIVMRFLENQMGQTWQPDFKRVVVPLTCAWLVSMLVTWADFRLAESARTAARVIGRTYGGSAKPLWFQGHWGFQYYMEKNGGTAYDRKHSTIQPGDLMVVAENNTNAFPEIIAQASPLQVLQFTPLSFLTTMNYNAGAGYYSSGFGPLPFLLDKGLDERYHIVSFPPAH is encoded by the coding sequence ATGACCAACCGTAACCCCCACATATCCACTCATACTGTACCAATACTTATCCTGATCACTTTAACCGTCGCATGCCTTATCCCTTTTGCCAACAAGGCGTTCAACATTGATGAACCGCTTTTCATCTGGGTAGCCAAGCAGATCCAGGCCCATCCGCTTGACTTCTACGGATTCAAGATCAACTGGTATGGGACGGAGATGGACGCGGCCAGGATCATAAAGAACCCTCCATTCGCATCATATTACGCCTCATTCGCGGGGACCCTTGCAGGCTGGAACGAAACATCCCTTCACCTTGCTTTTCTGCTCCCCGCAGTCAGTACGGCAGCGGGAACCTATTTTCTGGCCCAAGAGTTTACGCAACATCCATTGACTGCAACACTTATCGGTATACTGAACCCGGTTTTTCTTTTGTCGAGCACGACAGTGATGTGTGACACCATGATGCTGGCTTTTTATGTCTGGGCGATTTACTTTTGGATGCGCGGCATAAAAAGCGACAGATGGCAAGACCTTTCAATCGCAGCCTTGCTGATAACACTCTGCAGCCTTACAAAATACTTCGGGGTAAGCCTGATCCCGCTCCTTCTCCTGTTTACCCTGGCAACCAAAGGTGGCAAAAGGCACCGGTCGCTGTTTCTCCTGATCCCCGTTACTTTCCTCTGTTTGTACCAATGGGACACCTACGTCCTCTACGGCAGGGGGCTTTTATCGGATGCAGCCAATTACGCCAGCAAAGAAAAGGGCATAAATATCTCCGCCGTCTTTCCCAGTCTGGTTACCGGCCTGAGCTTTACGGGCGGCTGCCTCATTTCCACCCTGTTCTTTGCCGCGAAAGCGTTGAATAAGCGGAGCATCGTTGCGTCGGCGCTCGCAATCCCTCTCTTCGCCCTGGCTTTGAGCCAGACCAATTTCCCCCATGTGGCAGAGAGTGCCTCGTGGGGATATTATCTGCAACTCGCTTTCCTCGTGGTCGCTGGAATCAACATTCTGATTCTAGCCGGTTTTGACTATTGGCGGCGGCAATGCCCGGAATCCCTTCTGCTTTTCTTTTGGATGCTGGGGACTTTTGTTTTCGCTTCCATCGTAAATTGGTCTGTAAATGGCCGGAGCATACTCCCGATGGCTCCTGTCACAGGGATTATTGTCATGCGTTTCCTGGAAAATCAGATGGGGCAGACCTGGCAACCAGACTTCAAACGGGTGGTGGTGCCCTTAACGTGCGCATGGCTGGTTTCCATGCTTGTCACGTGGGCAGACTTCAGACTGGCGGAATCGGCGCGCACGGCGGCACGGGTTATTGGCCGGACTTACGGCGGCTCTGCAAAGCCCCTCTGGTTCCAGGGGCATTGGGGTTTCCAGTACTACATGGAAAAAAACGGGGGCACCGCGTACGACAGGAAACATTCGACCATCCAGCCGGGAGATCTCATGGTGGTCGCGGAAAACAACACCAACGCGTTTCCGGAAATCATAGCGCAGGCCTCTCCTCTACAGGTCTTGCAATTCACGCCATTAAGTTTTCTTACCACCATGAACTACAATGCGGGGGCCGGATATTACTCCAGCGGTTTTGGGCCATTGCCATTCCTGCTCGACAAGGGACTGGATGAAAGATATCATATTGTTTCTTTCCCGCCGGCTCATTAG
- a CDS encoding B12-binding domain-containing radical SAM protein: MAEVIGRWIPLNFVYLAGVARQAGLVAEIYDAAAKEHGYPEMGAYLRENGAEYVATTAITATINDAIKTLELVKDIDPNSVTILGGVHPTFMYDEVFAASPAVDYIVIGEGEATLRHLLSVLEEGGNPATVPGIAFRQNGAVIRTATRAFIDDLDDLPVAWDLLEWKEYTYFVIPNSRLGAISTSRGCDQDNGFGSQQRFWEKSWRARDPRSVVAEMEYLYKTYQVNVLLITDEHPTRDRERWETLLDLLIARELPLHLLLETRASDIIRDREIIWKYRKAGIIHIFVGFEAASQSPLDAVGRETGIAVVKQALALIHEQGIVSDVSFVLGFPEETPDSIKKTMQLVQQCNPDNANFLALTPWPYADRYEEVKPYIRQWDYSKYNLVDPVVEPRNMNLLQVDVALADCYRRFYMGKILDVMTMKDDFKRGYLLRATKLFMSSAFVIRKLGVGILGKIPAKMAELRAKRKEG; encoded by the coding sequence GTGGCGGAGGTCATCGGTCGCTGGATACCGCTCAACTTCGTCTATCTGGCTGGCGTTGCCCGCCAGGCCGGGCTGGTTGCCGAAATCTACGATGCTGCCGCCAAGGAACACGGCTATCCCGAGATGGGGGCTTACCTGCGGGAGAATGGAGCGGAGTATGTCGCCACCACCGCCATTACCGCCACCATCAACGACGCCATCAAAACCCTCGAGCTGGTTAAAGACATCGATCCCAACTCCGTCACCATCCTTGGCGGGGTTCATCCCACCTTCATGTACGATGAGGTCTTCGCCGCCTCCCCTGCCGTCGACTATATCGTCATCGGCGAGGGTGAGGCCACGTTGCGGCATCTGCTTTCGGTTTTGGAGGAGGGCGGCAACCCGGCAACGGTCCCCGGAATCGCCTTTCGGCAGAATGGTGCGGTGATCAGGACCGCCACGCGTGCCTTCATCGATGACCTGGACGATCTGCCGGTAGCATGGGATCTGCTGGAATGGAAAGAGTATACCTATTTTGTCATTCCCAACTCACGGCTGGGGGCGATCAGCACCTCGCGCGGCTGCGACCAGGACAATGGCTTTGGCTCTCAGCAGCGGTTCTGGGAAAAGTCGTGGCGGGCCCGCGATCCCCGCAGCGTCGTGGCAGAGATGGAGTATCTGTACAAAACCTATCAGGTCAACGTCCTCCTGATTACCGACGAGCATCCCACCAGGGATCGGGAACGATGGGAAACCCTTCTCGACCTGCTCATCGCACGTGAGCTACCGCTTCACCTTTTACTGGAGACCAGGGCTTCCGACATCATCCGTGACCGGGAAATCATCTGGAAATACCGGAAAGCCGGCATCATACACATCTTCGTGGGTTTCGAGGCTGCCAGCCAAAGCCCTCTGGATGCGGTCGGAAGGGAGACAGGCATTGCCGTGGTCAAACAAGCCCTGGCACTGATTCACGAACAGGGGATCGTGTCTGATGTGTCATTCGTGCTCGGTTTTCCCGAGGAGACCCCCGACAGCATAAAAAAAACCATGCAACTGGTCCAGCAGTGCAATCCGGATAACGCCAACTTCCTGGCCCTGACCCCCTGGCCGTATGCAGACAGGTACGAAGAGGTCAAGCCGTATATCCGCCAATGGGACTATTCCAAATACAACCTGGTGGATCCGGTCGTCGAGCCGCGGAACATGAACCTCTTGCAGGTCGATGTGGCACTGGCGGACTGTTACCGCAGATTCTACATGGGTAAGATACTGGACGTCATGACCATGAAGGACGACTTCAAACGGGGATACCTGCTGCGGGCGACAAAACTGTTCATGAGCAGTGCGTTTGTTATCAGAAAACTGGGCGTTGGAATTTTGGGTAAGATCCCGGCAAAAATGGCGGAACTCAGAGCAAAACGTAAAGAAGGGTGA
- a CDS encoding response regulator transcription factor has product MSQSISSQGTVLIVEDDRNTAALVAAYLEREGFATVVVHDGGQAIQAAGSCSPVFVILDVMLPGMDGWEICRTLRKTSDVPVLMLTAREEELDRVAGLAMGADDYVVKPFSPRELVERVRAILRRSRPVSPQPVMVLSFAGLELDIEKHRVARDGRPIELTSSEYKILQALMSSPGKAFSREELLSQCYPQGEVVIDRVIDVHIGKLRQKIEDDPSRPRYIQTVRGHGYRFSDESGD; this is encoded by the coding sequence ATGTCCCAATCCATCAGTAGTCAAGGCACGGTACTGATCGTTGAAGACGACCGCAACACTGCCGCGCTGGTGGCAGCCTATCTCGAGCGTGAGGGGTTCGCGACGGTGGTCGTCCATGACGGCGGGCAGGCCATTCAGGCGGCTGGTTCCTGCAGCCCCGTGTTCGTGATCCTGGACGTCATGCTGCCGGGCATGGACGGCTGGGAAATCTGCCGAACGCTTCGCAAGACGTCCGATGTCCCGGTGCTGATGCTTACGGCTCGGGAAGAGGAACTCGACCGGGTTGCGGGATTGGCAATGGGGGCCGACGATTATGTGGTCAAGCCTTTCAGCCCGCGTGAATTGGTGGAGCGGGTCAGGGCGATCCTGCGTCGTAGCAGGCCGGTATCCCCCCAGCCTGTTATGGTCCTCTCTTTTGCCGGTCTCGAACTGGATATAGAGAAGCATAGGGTAGCCCGTGACGGGCGGCCCATTGAGCTGACTTCGTCGGAATACAAGATCCTGCAAGCGCTGATGAGTTCCCCTGGTAAGGCATTTTCCCGTGAAGAGCTTCTGAGTCAGTGCTACCCCCAGGGCGAGGTGGTCATCGACCGGGTCATCGATGTCCACATCGGCAAGCTGCGGCAAAAGATCGAGGATGACCCCTCCCGTCCCCGGTACATTCAGACGGTGCGGGGGCACGGCTATCGTTTCAGCGACGAGAGTGGCGATTAG
- a CDS encoding cell wall metabolism sensor histidine kinase WalK: protein MRQRLLWKLLIGHIVPVFAIIALLVWRAIDRRAADYYSVLVERYRVMPAESHHLFLSAVHRDLLWGALTALALTLLLTYMLTHWVLRPLSRITAITRKVADGNYSERVKVVSRYEVGQLADAFNHMADNLEKIEHLRKNMVADISHELRTPLTNLRGYLEGLSDSVIPPSPETFRMLEQEVLRLVNLVEDLQQLARADAAKAFLDRQELSLHELLEQIMNLYRPNFQEKEIDVQWCLEPGTDRVVGDSDKLLQAIRNLADNAWKYTPRGGNVTISTLRIADEIKTVFANSGAVIAEQDIHYLFERFFRADRSRSRDAGGAGIGLAIVKELIEAHGGTVGAESDASGTRVWFTLPV from the coding sequence ATGAGGCAGCGCCTGCTCTGGAAGTTGCTGATAGGTCATATTGTTCCTGTTTTTGCTATTATAGCTCTGTTGGTCTGGCGTGCCATTGACCGGCGAGCGGCTGACTATTATTCGGTACTTGTCGAGCGTTACCGCGTCATGCCGGCCGAATCACACCACCTGTTCCTCAGCGCAGTCCATCGTGATCTGCTTTGGGGGGCCCTCACGGCCTTGGCGCTGACCCTGCTTCTGACCTATATGCTGACCCACTGGGTATTGCGCCCCCTCTCCCGCATAACCGCCATTACCAGAAAAGTTGCCGACGGCAATTATTCCGAGCGCGTGAAGGTTGTGTCCCGCTACGAGGTTGGGCAACTGGCCGACGCCTTTAATCACATGGCCGATAACCTGGAGAAGATCGAACATCTGCGGAAAAACATGGTGGCCGACATCTCCCATGAATTGCGCACACCATTGACCAACCTGCGTGGTTATCTGGAGGGGCTGAGCGACTCCGTCATACCTCCCTCTCCGGAGACCTTCCGGATGCTTGAGCAAGAGGTTTTGCGCCTGGTAAATCTGGTCGAGGACCTCCAGCAATTGGCGCGGGCCGATGCGGCCAAGGCCTTTCTCGATCGCCAGGAACTCTCCCTCCATGAACTGCTCGAACAGATCATGAACCTGTACCGGCCCAATTTTCAGGAGAAAGAGATTGACGTGCAGTGGTGCCTGGAGCCGGGCACGGATAGGGTTGTGGGTGACAGTGACAAACTGTTGCAGGCGATCCGAAATCTGGCCGATAATGCTTGGAAATACACACCGCGCGGGGGAAATGTTACGATCTCGACCCTGCGAATTGCGGACGAGATCAAGACCGTGTTCGCCAACAGTGGTGCGGTGATTGCCGAGCAGGATATCCACTATCTCTTCGAGCGGTTCTTCCGGGCGGATCGCTCCCGTTCCCGCGACGCGGGCGGTGCAGGCATCGGTTTGGCAATCGTTAAGGAGTTGATCGAGGCGCACGGCGGTACGGTCGGTGCTGAAAGCGACGCGAGCGGCACGCGGGTATGGTTCACCCTTCCGGTTTAG
- a CDS encoding B12-binding domain-containing radical SAM protein: MSKILFVTAPYFCWGVQVVGTWPPLHLAYLAGAALDAGDEARIYDAMNKKHSFEDIRAEIQRYQPDYVMTLDYLPVTGAISTATVPAALKILNIAKEVNPNIVTLLGGPHPSFMYEEIYEDQENLVDYILCGEPEQTLKDLVAAIPKGEAKNVAGIAFRDGDKIVANKRHHHIAKLDDLKPAWHLLDWDDYQYKVEPGGRMASILTSRGCDMGCAFCSQRMFWREDWRCRTPENVIDEIELLVTTYDIKFITLIDPYPTKHRDRWELLLDRLIERNFGVYFLIETRVEDIIRDADILHKYRDAGIIHVYLGAESADKDTLNSLNKGTSFEQNKQALDLLREAEIITEASFMVGFPNETWETIENTIESAKYLNPDIAVFPVVTPMPFTPLHKEMKDRIRVWDYSKYNLVTPIVEPYEMTMEEITQALGTCYMKFYGNKVQEIVELEDGFKRKYMLSAFREMMKDHGEHFDFAGSDMPMHFNTGGMPAL; encoded by the coding sequence ATGAGCAAGATACTTTTTGTAACGGCACCATATTTCTGTTGGGGGGTACAGGTCGTCGGCACCTGGCCGCCGCTTCATCTGGCCTATCTCGCCGGCGCCGCACTCGATGCCGGGGACGAGGCCAGAATCTATGATGCCATGAACAAGAAGCATTCGTTCGAGGATATCCGGGCGGAGATACAGCGTTACCAGCCCGATTACGTCATGACCCTGGACTACCTTCCGGTCACCGGGGCCATCAGTACCGCAACGGTGCCCGCCGCGCTCAAAATTCTCAATATTGCCAAGGAGGTGAACCCGAACATCGTCACTCTCCTGGGTGGCCCGCATCCGAGCTTTATGTACGAGGAGATCTACGAAGATCAGGAAAATCTGGTTGACTATATCCTTTGTGGCGAGCCGGAGCAAACCCTGAAGGATCTGGTCGCCGCAATTCCAAAGGGCGAAGCCAAGAATGTCGCCGGCATCGCGTTTCGCGACGGCGATAAGATCGTGGCTAACAAGCGGCACCACCACATCGCCAAGCTCGATGACCTCAAGCCAGCCTGGCACCTTCTCGACTGGGACGACTACCAGTACAAGGTCGAACCCGGCGGCAGGATGGCCTCCATCCTGACTTCTCGGGGCTGCGATATGGGGTGCGCCTTCTGTAGCCAACGGATGTTCTGGCGCGAGGACTGGCGCTGCCGTACCCCGGAGAACGTAATTGATGAGATCGAACTCCTGGTTACCACCTACGACATCAAATTCATCACCTTGATCGACCCGTACCCCACCAAGCACCGTGACCGGTGGGAATTACTGCTCGACAGGCTGATCGAACGCAATTTCGGAGTGTACTTCCTGATCGAGACCCGCGTAGAGGATATCATTCGCGACGCGGACATCCTGCACAAGTACCGCGATGCCGGTATCATCCATGTCTATCTGGGAGCGGAAAGCGCCGACAAGGATACCTTGAACAGTCTGAATAAGGGGACCAGCTTCGAGCAGAACAAGCAGGCCCTTGATCTGCTGCGTGAGGCAGAAATCATTACGGAAGCATCGTTCATGGTCGGTTTCCCGAACGAAACCTGGGAAACCATAGAAAACACCATCGAATCCGCCAAATATCTCAATCCTGACATTGCCGTGTTCCCCGTGGTCACCCCAATGCCGTTCACGCCGTTACACAAGGAGATGAAGGACCGCATCAGGGTATGGGATTATTCCAAATACAACCTGGTAACGCCAATTGTCGAGCCGTACGAAATGACCATGGAAGAGATAACCCAGGCGCTCGGAACCTGCTACATGAAGTTCTACGGCAATAAGGTGCAGGAAATTGTGGAACTGGAAGATGGCTTCAAGAGGAAGTACATGCTTAGCGCTTTTCGTGAAATGATGAAAGACCACGGCGAGCATTTCGATTTTGCCGGCTCCGACATGCCGATGCATTTTAACACGGGCGGTATGCCCGCGCTGTAG